The Anopheles maculipalpis chromosome 3RL, idAnoMacuDA_375_x, whole genome shotgun sequence genomic sequence CCTTCCCGTGCGTTGCTACTACTTGCCGCACCATCTCTCTGATgaatgtagaaaaaaacacatgtagaaaaaaacagaTGATAGAGACAGAGTGTGAATGCTGCTACAACGAGAGGAgcgtcgtgtgtgtgcgtgttgtgtgTGAGAGGATGTCTGTATCCTTTTTTAGTGAAGCGAAAGTGTACTGGAGCTCACAAcaggacgatgacgatgattacGGTCTCTCATGATGGGCCAGTAGTAATAATTGGATCAAAGATTGTGCGTGGGATAACGCTCAGATGGAACGATAAActcattaacaaacaaaaatctcgTCTGAGTAATGTGTTTcgaattccaaaaaaaaaaaaaagaaacacttccAAAACTATTGAGTCCCACACGTACAACATCGCCAAAGTGTTTTtggaggaaaaatcattacatGCATCGATTCGAGTCTCATAAATTCATCAGACCACATGAGTATGTTTCCGTAAAAAAGAATGAGATAGTGAGTGCAGTGCAGTAAAAGTGTACAATATTAAACTCAATTACAAACAAgccaaacaataacaaaaaacagggaaaaaatCATGTAAATTTCGTCAAAAGGgatgaaaaatttgaaattttgtaatgatgatgaaggaTGCAGTAAAAACGATACAACTTTAAATTAATACTAATACAGCCAAATAGATCCCCcgaaaaacattatttgacAAATAATAGAAACGATACGGCACGTACATATCACATTTTCTGTTTGCATATCAGTATGGAATTCATGTAATTTGTTGCAACAAAACGGCCGGGTAATGCAGATGCTTGTGTGAGCGCGTTATGTTGTAcgaaggaaaatattatttcacacactcacaagccAACGCAAGCACATAAGTCTAATTAGAAAACTGAGCTTTTTCTGGCAACTGTGAAGAAGGACTAGCGCGCAACATATTAAGGATTCTTTTCTTTAACACCGTGCAGAACATAGTGGAGCTCTGTAGAGCCGAAATATGCTATAAGCCgccaaaatacacacaaaaaggggagcaatttacaaaaatcacaCTTGTACGGTTCTAGCCCCATAGTTCTATGTGCGCTAATGACACGGCCATTCGGGTACGCGGGTACTTACGTGTAGATGATGATAGTCTCCAGCATTTTCCGGCGGTACCGGTTTGTATTTGCCAAAGCAGAagttgcagcaacagcaacagcagcagcaacaataacaTCCGGTGATAATACCACAAATCATAAACAGTGCCTGCGGGTGGGATGGTGGGGGAGGATTAGAAATCAATTCACATCCGATACCGTCACGGGGAATACAATACCTTGCACGTAGGCGACGTAACGACAAAGTACGCATTGACGTTCTCCTCGCCAAACTGTTCCGCAATGTACAATCCGAGCGATCCATAGTTGTCGTAGATGTTTCGCTTGGTCAAGTCACTCAAGATGGAATGAGCACGGTTTACTTCTTTGAACTAAAAAAAGGTAATGCAAGCGCcggttaaattttaaaatgtaaacaagtcAGTAGAAAAACAGATGAACCTTCTCTGCTGCATCTGGATTGTTGGGATTCTTGTCCGGGTGGTACTTTAGGGCGAGTTTTCGGTATGTCTTCTTAATCTCGTCCGCCGTTGCCGTCTTCTGTAGTCCCAGTGTTTGGTACAGAGTGTCCCCGGATGTTCTATAAGCACAGCGAAGTGGAAAAATCATAAACAAAAAGGCTCATTAAAATGACTCATTAAAACATTATTGAttagggagttttttttcctcagtttcacacaccacaccacgtGCTTCaacgtgtttgcttttttatgtttacaaCACCCAAGAACTTGAAGAATGGTTCTTATCAATTATTAACTGATTAAAAAACCTTCCAACAACGAGGTGTAACAGTAGTGAGTGAGTGATACATTATTTCATACAAAGCATTAGCCAGAATTTAGaatgaaaacaattcaatttacACATTAAGGTTGTAAATTCTGCAATACCGACGCCCGTTTTTATCCTTTAGCCTTCTTTTAGCAAAAGTGGAAACAGtaatacccccccccccttataACAACACCGCTACACATGCATCAAAGCAAGCAGACTCAATCCTGAATGGGCTGCCAAAAGGTCGGGTGTCCTTCCTGCAGCAGCTGCCGTTTGATTCGCAGGCGTGTGTATTAGTGAACATCCTTGAACGAAATGTTCAAGCAGATTCTACTTTTCTCTCATTATGCTATACACATGATTTAGTAAGGCGTCTTACTTTGGCTGCTCATTCTCATGTTTTTCCAAGCTTTTCTACAACATTCGAAACAGCGTTCCATCTGGTAGAGCAGTTGGTCCCTACTGTATGTATTCTCGCTAGGGAAAAATCGATATTTCCAAGTATTTAATTTCACGCCACGGACACggaattttttttcccttgcttcttctactactaccaccTTCAACAGTGCAGGAAGTTGAAAAGCGGAACATTGTTACTACTCACGCTCGGTCggcagcaataaaaatattgtacaacTTTCCGTGTTTCGCGACTTCGTGAGATGCGCTCCTGGtaataaagcaatttaatCGACACCTTTTTTTACTCTGTCTATTCCTCCAACGGAGGGTCGCTTTGC encodes the following:
- the LOC126562909 gene encoding dnaJ homolog subfamily C member 5 homolog isoform X1, which encodes MDKRKLSTSGDTLYQTLGLQKTATADEIKKTYRKLALKYHPDKNPNNPDAAEKFKEVNRAHSILSDLTKRNIYDNYGSLGLYIAEQFGEENVNAYFVVTSPTCKALFMICGIITGCYCCCCCCCCCNFCFGKYKPVPPENAGDYHHLHRDGAASSSNAREGTAVTEQPTRREDLADLEDNGGGSGPVTSQPQAGQAQGAGMPVYAMPPPSSNPTNPFTGTATESTGLNTGNQPIYTPGMK
- the LOC126562909 gene encoding dnaJ homolog subfamily C member 5 homolog isoform X2 produces the protein MDKRKLSTSGDTLYQTLGLQKTATADEIKKTYRKLALKYHPDKNPNNPDAAEKFKEVNRAHSILSDLTKRNIYDNYGSLGLYIAEQFGEENVNAYFVVTSPTCKALFMICGIITGCYCCCCCCCCCNFCFGKYKPVPPENAGDYHHLHRDGAASSSNAREGTAVTEQPTRREDLADLEDNGGGSGPVTSQPQAGQAQGAGMPVYAMPPPSSNPTNPFTGTATESTGLNTGNQPIYTPGH